A window of Candidatus Methylomirabilota bacterium contains these coding sequences:
- a CDS encoding glycine dehydrogenase (aminomethyl-transferring) (acts in conjunction with GvcH to form H-protein-S-aminomethyldihydrolipoyllysine from glycine; forms a heterodimer with subunit 1 to form the P protein), translating to MTDEAQGGGCRVEGVQVQEEGVGVRGLVFDEPLLFDQGSAGRTGCTLPECDVPELKPERLLPRKLLRHDIPGFPELSEVEVVRHFTRLSQHNYGVDLGFYPLGSCTMKYNPKINEEVWQLPGFSQVHPYQPESLIQGTLELMYELEALLAEISGMDRVSLQPAAGAQGEILGMMLIRAYLASKGNPRKRVLVPDSSHGTNPASAAICGYQCVQIKSGPRGRIESQTVADAMDENVAAIMITNPNTLGLFEDQIADIAKIVHARGGQVYCDGANLNAIVGISRPGDTGVDVLHFNMHKTFAVPHGGGGPGAGPVGLKAHLAPFMPVPVIEKRGKRFVLNEDLPSSIGRVRAFYGNFAALVRAYAYIRSLGPSGLRRVAEVAVLNANYIMHQLKDTYHLPYDKFCKHECVFSDAHQLPHGIQTLDIAKRLMDYGFHPPTIYFPLIIRGAMMIEPTETESKETLDQFIAAMQRIAREAKDDPDLVRSAPHKTKVSRLDEVKAARQPNLRWKGKSSASG from the coding sequence ATGACGGATGAAGCGCAGGGTGGAGGGTGTAGGGTGGAGGGTGTACAGGTCCAGGAGGAGGGGGTCGGTGTGCGGGGACTCGTCTTTGACGAGCCGCTGCTGTTTGATCAAGGGTCTGCCGGCCGAACGGGTTGCACGCTTCCGGAGTGTGATGTCCCGGAGCTGAAACCGGAGCGGTTGCTGCCCAGAAAGCTGCTCCGGCACGATATCCCCGGTTTTCCGGAGCTGTCGGAGGTCGAGGTGGTCCGGCACTTCACCCGGTTGTCGCAGCATAACTACGGGGTTGATCTCGGGTTCTATCCGCTCGGCTCGTGTACGATGAAATATAATCCGAAGATCAATGAGGAGGTCTGGCAACTGCCAGGCTTCAGTCAGGTCCACCCGTATCAGCCGGAGAGCCTGATTCAAGGCACTCTGGAGCTGATGTATGAACTGGAGGCGCTTCTGGCCGAGATCAGCGGGATGGACCGGGTGTCGCTTCAGCCGGCCGCCGGCGCCCAGGGCGAGATCTTGGGCATGATGCTGATCCGAGCGTACCTGGCGTCGAAAGGAAACCCACGGAAGCGGGTCCTGGTCCCCGACTCCTCCCACGGGACCAACCCGGCCAGCGCCGCGATCTGTGGCTATCAGTGTGTCCAGATCAAGTCCGGTCCGAGGGGCAGGATCGAGTCGCAGACGGTGGCCGATGCGATGGACGAAAATGTCGCCGCCATCATGATCACCAACCCCAATACCCTCGGGTTGTTTGAAGACCAGATTGCCGACATCGCGAAGATCGTCCATGCCAGGGGGGGGCAGGTCTATTGCGACGGGGCCAACCTGAATGCCATCGTCGGCATTTCGAGACCGGGCGACACGGGGGTAGATGTCCTGCACTTCAACATGCACAAGACATTTGCGGTCCCGCACGGAGGCGGCGGTCCTGGCGCGGGACCGGTGGGTCTCAAGGCGCATCTTGCGCCTTTCATGCCGGTTCCGGTCATTGAGAAGAGGGGGAAGCGATTCGTTCTCAATGAGGACCTGCCGTCGAGTATCGGCAGGGTGCGGGCCTTCTACGGCAATTTTGCGGCGCTGGTGCGGGCCTACGCCTACATCCGTTCGCTGGGCCCATCGGGACTGCGCCGGGTGGCCGAGGTGGCTGTCCTCAATGCCAACTACATCATGCATCAGCTCAAGGATACCTACCATCTGCCCTACGATAAGTTCTGCAAGCACGAGTGCGTCTTTTCCGACGCGCATCAACTTCCGCACGGTATCCAGACCCTGGATATTGCCAAGCGGCTGATGGATTACGGCTTCCATCCGCCGACCATCTACTTCCCCCTTATCATCAGGGGCGCCATGATGATCGAGCCGACCGAGACCGAAAGCAAGGAGACCCTCGATCAGTTCATCGCCGCCATGCAGCGGATCGCCCGAGAGGCCAAGGACGATCCGGATCTGGTCCGGTCCGCTCCCCATAAGACGAAGGTCTCACGCCTCGACGAGGTCAAAGCCGCCCGGCAGCCGAATCTGCGTTGGAAAGGGAAATCATCCGCAAGCGGGTAG
- the thiD gene encoding bifunctional hydroxymethylpyrimidine kinase/phosphomethylpyrimidine kinase, producing the protein MRRALTIAGSDSGGGAGIQADLKTFAALGVFGTSAVTSVTAQNTVGVQGVYDLPPQFIGRQIDSILEDIAIDAAKTGMLSNAAIVEMVAAKVKAYAIERLVVDPVMVAKGGAALLQPDAVEALIKHLLPLALVVTPNVPETETLWGGRIEGLNEMHEAARRIHSFGPQYVVVKGGHLGIRAIDLVYDGSSFTLLDAERIDTPHTHGTGCVFSAAITAELAKGRPVPEAIATAKRFVTAAIRHGFPLGKGFGPTDPIAAAKGLASP; encoded by the coding sequence ATGCGGCGGGCGTTGACCATTGCGGGCTCCGATTCCGGCGGGGGCGCAGGGATCCAGGCCGATCTGAAAACCTTCGCAGCGCTGGGGGTCTTCGGGACGTCGGCCGTCACCTCCGTGACGGCCCAGAACACGGTCGGGGTGCAGGGGGTGTACGATCTGCCGCCGCAGTTCATCGGCCGCCAGATCGACTCGATTCTGGAAGATATCGCCATCGACGCAGCCAAGACCGGGATGCTGTCGAACGCCGCGATTGTTGAAATGGTCGCAGCGAAGGTCAAGGCGTATGCGATTGAGCGCCTGGTGGTCGACCCGGTCATGGTGGCCAAGGGTGGGGCAGCGCTGTTGCAACCTGATGCCGTAGAGGCACTCATCAAGCATCTGCTGCCGCTCGCCCTCGTCGTCACGCCGAACGTGCCGGAGACCGAGACCCTCTGGGGTGGGAGGATCGAGGGGTTGAATGAGATGCACGAGGCGGCGCGGCGGATCCACAGTTTCGGTCCACAGTATGTCGTCGTGAAGGGTGGGCACCTCGGTATCCGCGCGATCGATCTTGTGTACGACGGCAGCAGTTTCACCCTGCTTGATGCCGAGCGAATCGATACGCCGCACACCCACGGGACCGGGTGCGTCTTCTCCGCGGCCATCACTGCTGAGCTGGCCAAGGGGCGTCCGGTTCCGGAAGCGATTGCAACCGCTAAGCGGTTCGTTACTGCCGCCATCCGCCACGGGTTTCCGCTTGGCAAGGGATTCGGTCCGACCGATCCGATAGCGGCTGCGAAAGGCCTCGCATCGCCCTGA
- a CDS encoding endonuclease V: MRVRTLHPWTVTPQEAMAIQLTLRSQLRLYGSGPFATVAGIDVAYDKRSKLMFAGIVVMNGDGREELDCATATATAEFPYIPGLLSFREIPTVVKAWKQLRTRPDCLICDGHGLAHPRRFGLACHLGLLLERPSIGCAKSRLVGTYQEPRKRRGSMAPLMDQDEQIGVVLRTKDGVTPVFVSQGDRISLDAAVQTILATCCGYRLPEPQRRAHLLVTKMRLAAQA, encoded by the coding sequence ATGCGCGTCCGAACCCTTCATCCCTGGACCGTCACGCCGCAAGAGGCGATGGCAATCCAGCTTACGCTACGCTCCCAACTTCGTCTGTACGGGTCCGGACCGTTCGCGACGGTTGCTGGGATCGATGTGGCCTATGACAAGCGTTCGAAGCTGATGTTTGCCGGCATCGTCGTCATGAACGGTGATGGTCGTGAAGAGCTGGATTGTGCGACAGCGACAGCGACCGCAGAGTTTCCGTACATTCCCGGTCTGCTCTCGTTTCGGGAGATCCCGACGGTGGTCAAGGCCTGGAAACAGCTCAGGACAAGGCCGGACTGCCTGATCTGCGATGGTCACGGCCTCGCCCATCCCCGCCGCTTCGGACTTGCCTGCCATCTGGGGCTTTTGCTGGAGCGTCCCTCAATCGGATGTGCCAAGAGCCGTTTGGTGGGGACCTACCAGGAACCGCGGAAACGACGCGGGAGTATGGCGCCGCTGATGGATCAGGACGAGCAGATCGGCGTGGTCCTTCGGACGAAGGATGGTGTGACGCCGGTCTTTGTTTCACAGGGCGATCGAATCAGTCTGGATGCCGCCGTCCAGACGATACTCGCCACCTGCTGTGGCTATCGACTCCCAGAGCCTCAGCGGCGCGCCCATCTGCTGGTGACGAAGATGCGGCTAGCCGCCCAAGCTTAG
- a CDS encoding short-chain dehydrogenase → MELGLRGKVVIVTGGSRGIGKAIAMGFAEEGCRLSLCGRSQATLDDVADVIKPSGVELLTVRADLTESHGAEQLVQATLDRYGRIDVLVNNVGGSRRGELEALSEQDWRDMYDLNFFSTLRTARLAVPVMKRQGGGRIINIASIWGREAGGAMTYNASKAAVISLSKALARELAPHNILVNSVAPGSTLFPGGSWDRRQRENPEQIAEFVKNELPLGRFGRPEEVAAVVVFLASQKASLVTGACVTVDGCQSRSLI, encoded by the coding sequence ATGGAGTTGGGACTGCGTGGGAAGGTCGTAATAGTCACCGGCGGAAGCCGGGGGATCGGCAAGGCGATTGCGATGGGGTTTGCCGAGGAGGGGTGCCGGCTCAGCCTCTGTGGTCGCAGTCAGGCAACGCTGGACGACGTCGCAGACGTCATCAAGCCCTCGGGGGTGGAACTCCTGACGGTCCGCGCCGATCTCACCGAATCGCACGGGGCCGAGCAGTTGGTGCAGGCGACGCTGGATCGGTATGGCCGGATCGATGTGTTGGTGAACAACGTCGGCGGGTCGCGTCGCGGGGAGTTGGAGGCCCTCTCGGAGCAGGATTGGCGTGACATGTACGACCTGAACTTCTTTTCGACGCTCCGGACGGCTCGATTGGCGGTACCGGTCATGAAGCGACAAGGGGGAGGACGGATCATCAACATCGCCTCGATCTGGGGGCGGGAGGCGGGCGGGGCGATGACCTATAACGCATCTAAGGCGGCGGTGATCAGCCTCTCCAAGGCGTTGGCCAGGGAGCTGGCCCCCCACAATATCCTGGTCAATAGTGTCGCGCCGGGCTCGACGCTCTTTCCGGGTGGCTCGTGGGACCGGCGGCAACGTGAGAATCCGGAGCAGATCGCCGAGTTTGTCAAGAATGAATTGCCGCTGGGCCGATTCGGTCGTCCCGAGGAGGTCGCTGCTGTCGTCGTCTTCCTGGCATCCCAAAAGGCCAGCCTGGTGACCGGCGCGTGCGTCACCGTCGACGGCTGTCAGTCGCGCTCGCTCATCTGA
- a CDS encoding VapC toxin family PIN domain ribonuclease, with protein MPSILVDTGPLYAMADQDDDWHARVVGFIKHSDGELIVPVAVLPEAAYLLTTHLGPEAERKLVQSLINGEMALEQLTLQDLRRTLELLTRYAAARIGFVDASVVATAERLRISRILTTDRRDFSLIRPRHCKAFELLP; from the coding sequence ATGCCGTCGATCCTCGTTGATACTGGCCCCCTTTATGCGATGGCCGATCAGGATGACGACTGGCATGCTCGTGTTGTCGGCTTTATCAAGCATTCAGATGGTGAGCTTATCGTCCCGGTCGCCGTACTGCCGGAAGCTGCCTATCTACTCACCACTCACCTTGGACCAGAGGCCGAGCGGAAGCTGGTTCAGTCCCTCATCAACGGAGAGATGGCGTTGGAACAGCTTACACTCCAAGACCTTCGACGCACCCTCGAACTCCTTACTCGCTATGCGGCTGCGCGAATCGGCTTTGTTGACGCATCCGTCGTAGCGACGGCCGAGCGTCTGAGAATCTCGCGCATTCTGACGACCGACCGGCGTGATTTTTCACTCATACGTCCACGCCACTGTAAGGCGTTTGAGTTACTCCCGTAA
- a CDS encoding restriction endonuclease subunit R, with translation MSEKEATARIKINKLLEAAGWRFFPNGDQPANIRLEPTVAVTSTDLDALGDNFEKTGRGFVDFLLLDAKGFPLIVLEAKAENKNPLAAKEQARKYARSQNCRFVILSNGNLHYFWDLERGNPYIITSFPTPDSVIGYQKVTPNPQRLTAEQVGEDYIVLTRRPNYQSEAAWRNEAERHGYIQANKLHFLRPYQLKAIHSLQAAVGDGKDRFLFEMATGTGKTLTAAAVVKLFLRSGNARRVLFLVDRLELEDQAKKAFAALLSADFQTVIYKENRDDWRRAEIVVTTVQSLLFNNKYQRLFSPTDFDLVISDEAHRSIGGNARAVFDYFIGYKLGLTATPRDYLRRFDSTNPGTRDPREAERRLLLDTYRTFGCDNSQPTFRYSLLDGVKEGYLINPTVVDARTEITTELLSDKGFVVSFTDDTGEDQQQAFKQREFEKRFFADATNRLFCKTFLENALRDPVSGEVGKSIIFAVSQNHAAKLTQILNQMADRMYPGKYQSDFAVQVTSQVPDAQQFTVNFSNNNLLGSGNFIPAYKTSKARVCVTVGMMTTGYDCTDILNLGLFRPIFSPTDFIQIKGRGTRKHNFLEQLFDDSRKDGVQAPIKTAFKLFDFFANCEYFEEEFNYDEVLKLPRPTGKPTDDGGGEGPVVYEGAYEHLGADILASVREEIIGAEGMKIDRMFFEKFEDTVRADNTIAAAVEAGQWDRVIDYVNREVFDKPEEYYTLDKLRKAAAVDRRLTLREILEKIFGLIPRFKSKDELLEEEFAKFVADYKPEEATAIPAIKTYFKAYVTSGRIRDIIESKQFTDLATNPVFSTRDFKAVPAKYRALIPEYVKDYVSLNQFAA, from the coding sequence GTGTCCGAGAAGGAGGCCACAGCCCGCATCAAGATCAACAAGCTGCTCGAAGCTGCCGGCTGGCGCTTCTTTCCGAATGGCGACCAGCCTGCCAACATCCGGCTCGAACCGACTGTTGCCGTCACGTCTACCGACCTGGACGCGCTCGGCGACAACTTCGAGAAGACCGGAAGAGGCTTCGTCGATTTCCTGCTGCTCGACGCCAAGGGCTTTCCGCTCATCGTCCTCGAGGCCAAGGCCGAGAACAAGAATCCGCTGGCCGCCAAGGAACAGGCTCGCAAGTACGCCCGCTCGCAGAACTGCCGATTCGTTATCCTCTCAAATGGCAACCTGCACTATTTCTGGGACCTCGAGCGAGGCAACCCCTACATCATCACCTCGTTTCCGACGCCCGACTCCGTCATCGGCTACCAGAAGGTCACTCCTAACCCGCAGCGGCTGACCGCAGAGCAAGTGGGGGAGGACTATATCGTTCTCACCCGGCGCCCGAACTACCAATCCGAGGCTGCGTGGCGGAATGAAGCAGAACGCCACGGCTACATCCAAGCCAACAAGCTCCATTTCCTCCGGCCCTATCAACTCAAGGCCATTCACAGCCTTCAGGCCGCGGTCGGAGACGGTAAGGACCGCTTCCTCTTCGAGATGGCCACTGGCACCGGCAAGACCCTGACCGCTGCCGCCGTCGTTAAGCTCTTTCTTCGCTCGGGCAACGCTCGGCGCGTGCTTTTCCTTGTGGACCGCCTCGAACTGGAAGACCAGGCCAAGAAGGCTTTCGCTGCGCTGCTGTCCGCCGACTTTCAGACGGTCATCTACAAGGAAAACCGGGACGACTGGCGGCGCGCGGAGATCGTTGTCACCACGGTGCAGTCCCTGCTCTTCAACAACAAGTACCAGCGGCTCTTCTCGCCGACCGACTTCGATCTCGTGATCTCCGATGAAGCGCACCGCTCCATCGGCGGCAACGCGCGCGCCGTGTTCGACTACTTTATCGGTTACAAACTCGGCCTCACCGCGACGCCCCGCGACTACCTCCGGCGGTTCGACAGCACGAACCCGGGAACACGCGACCCGCGCGAGGCCGAGCGTCGCTTGCTGCTCGACACCTACCGCACCTTCGGCTGCGACAACAGCCAGCCGACCTTCCGCTACTCCCTGCTAGACGGCGTGAAGGAGGGCTACCTGATCAATCCCACAGTGGTAGACGCCCGCACTGAGATTACCACCGAGCTGCTGTCCGACAAGGGTTTCGTCGTCTCGTTTACAGACGACACCGGCGAGGATCAGCAGCAGGCATTCAAACAACGCGAATTCGAGAAGCGCTTCTTTGCCGACGCCACCAACCGGCTCTTCTGCAAGACGTTCCTCGAGAATGCCCTGCGCGACCCCGTCAGCGGCGAGGTCGGTAAGTCGATCATCTTTGCCGTCAGCCAGAACCACGCCGCCAAGCTGACGCAGATACTCAATCAGATGGCCGACCGCATGTACCCGGGCAAGTACCAGTCCGACTTTGCCGTGCAGGTCACCTCTCAGGTTCCCGACGCCCAGCAGTTCACCGTCAATTTCAGCAACAACAACCTGCTCGGCTCGGGCAACTTCATTCCCGCCTACAAGACCAGCAAGGCGCGCGTTTGCGTGACGGTCGGCATGATGACCACCGGCTATGACTGTACGGACATTCTCAACCTTGGCCTGTTCCGCCCGATCTTTTCACCCACCGACTTCATCCAGATCAAGGGGCGCGGCACCCGCAAGCACAACTTCCTGGAGCAGCTCTTCGACGACAGCCGCAAGGACGGCGTGCAAGCTCCAATAAAGACCGCCTTCAAGCTCTTCGACTTCTTCGCCAACTGCGAATACTTCGAGGAGGAGTTCAACTACGACGAGGTGCTCAAGCTCCCGCGGCCAACCGGTAAGCCGACTGACGATGGCGGGGGCGAAGGCCCTGTGGTCTACGAAGGCGCCTACGAGCACCTCGGCGCCGACATCCTGGCCTCGGTCAGGGAAGAGATCATCGGCGCCGAGGGCATGAAGATCGATCGTATGTTCTTCGAGAAGTTCGAGGACACTGTGCGCGCCGATAACACTATCGCTGCCGCCGTCGAGGCCGGGCAGTGGGACCGGGTGATCGACTATGTGAATCGCGAGGTCTTCGACAAGCCCGAGGAGTATTACACCCTCGACAAGCTGCGTAAAGCCGCCGCCGTGGACCGCCGCCTGACCCTGCGCGAGATCCTGGAGAAGATCTTCGGCCTCATCCCGCGCTTTAAGTCCAAGGATGAGCTGCTGGAAGAGGAGTTCGCCAAGTTCGTCGCCGACTACAAGCCCGAAGAGGCTACGGCCATCCCGGCCATCAAGACCTACTTCAAGGCCTATGTCACCAGTGGCCGCATCCGCGACATCATCGAGAGCAAGCAGTTCACCGATCTGGCGACCAATCCGGTGTTTTCCACCCGCGACTTCAAGGCCGTGCCGGCCAAGTACCGGGCGCTCATCCCGGAATACGTCAAGGACTACGTGTCCTTAAACCAGTTCGCCGCCTGA
- a CDS encoding twitching motility protein PilT — protein MSDAKIILDTNVVSYLMKGGPLAEAYAPHVQGKLLAIAFITVGEMYFGAESNNWGEKKRRELETTLRNFVVIPYDHEIARCYGRLMAERKHNGQPISPNDAWIAACAARHTVPLVTHNAKDFEGITSLEVITAKEERDQS, from the coding sequence ATGAGCGACGCCAAGATCATCCTTGACACGAATGTCGTCTCTTACCTGATGAAGGGCGGCCCGTTGGCAGAGGCCTATGCGCCGCATGTCCAGGGGAAATTGCTTGCGATTGCCTTTATCACAGTAGGCGAGATGTACTTTGGTGCGGAGAGTAATAACTGGGGCGAAAAGAAGCGTAGGGAACTTGAAACTACGCTCCGTAATTTTGTTGTGATTCCTTACGACCATGAAATCGCCCGTTGCTATGGGCGCCTGATGGCGGAGCGAAAGCACAACGGGCAGCCTATCAGTCCCAATGATGCTTGGATTGCCGCCTGTGCCGCACGCCACACTGTGCCACTTGTTACGCATAATGCAAAGGACTTCGAGGGTATCACGTCTCTAGAGGTCATTACGGCAAAGGAGGAACGTGACCAATCGTAG
- a CDS encoding VapC toxin family PIN domain ribonuclease — MIYLDTSALVKKYVREPGTSHIRQLIESATHSFTSKIAYAEIQAALARRYREGDLSRDRLAKIVKSFEQDWQAVAQVEVSNEILAHTRHLVRRHPLRGADAIHLSSALWVAKALKHPLQFISSDDRLLEAAARERLDTLVPREP; from the coding sequence ATGATCTATCTCGATACCAGCGCCCTCGTAAAAAAATACGTAAGAGAACCGGGAACCAGCCACATACGTCAGCTCATAGAGAGCGCTACCCACAGTTTTACCTCGAAGATCGCTTATGCAGAGATCCAGGCAGCCTTGGCCCGCCGCTACCGGGAAGGAGACCTGTCGAGAGATCGCCTGGCCAAGATCGTGAAAAGTTTTGAGCAGGATTGGCAGGCCGTTGCGCAGGTCGAGGTCAGCAATGAGATCCTGGCGCACACGCGGCATCTGGTTCGCCGGCATCCACTTCGAGGTGCGGATGCCATCCACCTCTCATCCGCCCTCTGGGTAGCCAAGGCATTGAAACATCCTCTTCAGTTCATCTCCTCCGACGACCGACTTCTCGAGGCAGCCGCCAGGGAACGATTGGATACCCTGGTACCTCGAGAACCGTAA
- a CDS encoding glycogen phosphorylase codes for MSTGRLEQDPRPESGTYRHVALTVSAFQDAIRHHARYSLGKKWERCSSRELFMAVAFAVRDVLIDRMLATEDRYQQADPKRLHYLSMEFLLGQSLRNNLSNLGMLDPCREALRTMGVDLDEVLEGEAEAALGNGGLGRLAACFLDSLATMGIPGYGYGINYEYGLFKQAIDGGYQKEKPDNWMAHGNPWQIERPDEACIVPVYGRVEHGIDRTGGYNPMWMDWKIIIGVPHDMPIVGYGGHTVNVLRLYSARSSEEFDMQIFNEGDYLKAVEQQIASETISKVLYPADSIEAGRELRLLQEYLLVACTLRDIMRRYSKSHTSFDQFPSKVAIQLNDTHPALAVAELMRMLVDEHAQPWEAAWEITQATLSYTNHTLMPEALERWSVSLLESVLPRHLQIMYEINRRFLAQVASMWPRDHERLRRMSLIEEGEPKQVRMVNLALVGSHAVNGVSTLHTQLVTTYLAPDFAQLWPDKFSTKTNGVTPRRWLLQANPLLADLITNTIGSNGWIGDLGKLRALESHIQDRDFRHAFMAIKRVNKVRLARLIYDVSRVVVSPDALFDVHVKRIHEYKRQLLNVMQIVHQYLRIVEDGLEPSSPRVYIFAGKAAPGYWTAKQIIKLITSVGQVINNDPRVKGLIKVVFLPDYRVSLAEQIVPAADVNQQISMAGTEASGTGSMKFAMNGAPIVGTYDGANVEIMQEVGEENIFLFGLQVDAARQMRERGSHHPRDHYHRNPHIRRLMDVLGSTLFCPNQPGLFRWVGESVLDRGDPYFHLADLESYIDTQNRVAQAFEDPAGWASKAILNVARIGKFSSDRAITEYAREIWNIQPVL; via the coding sequence ATGTCGACCGGCAGGCTTGAGCAGGATCCGCGTCCGGAGTCGGGAACGTATCGCCATGTCGCCCTCACGGTCTCCGCCTTTCAGGACGCCATTCGCCATCATGCCCGGTATTCGCTGGGGAAAAAATGGGAGCGCTGCTCCAGCCGTGAGCTGTTTATGGCCGTGGCGTTTGCCGTCCGCGACGTCCTCATCGATCGGATGCTGGCCACCGAGGATCGGTATCAGCAGGCCGATCCCAAGCGGCTGCATTATCTCTCTATGGAGTTTCTGCTGGGTCAATCCCTGAGAAACAACCTGAGCAATCTGGGAATGCTGGATCCGTGCCGGGAGGCGCTCCGTACGATGGGCGTCGATCTCGACGAAGTGCTGGAGGGCGAGGCCGAAGCGGCGCTGGGAAACGGCGGTCTCGGTCGCCTGGCGGCCTGCTTTCTCGATTCGCTGGCCACCATGGGAATACCGGGATACGGATACGGCATCAACTATGAGTACGGGCTGTTCAAACAGGCTATCGACGGCGGGTATCAGAAAGAAAAGCCGGACAACTGGATGGCCCACGGCAACCCCTGGCAGATCGAGCGTCCCGATGAGGCCTGCATCGTACCGGTCTATGGGCGCGTCGAACACGGCATCGACCGGACCGGGGGGTACAACCCCATGTGGATGGATTGGAAGATCATCATCGGCGTTCCGCACGATATGCCGATTGTCGGATACGGTGGGCACACGGTCAACGTTTTGCGACTCTACTCGGCGCGATCATCCGAAGAGTTTGATATGCAGATCTTTAATGAGGGGGACTACCTGAAGGCGGTCGAGCAGCAGATCGCGTCGGAGACGATCTCCAAGGTCCTCTACCCCGCCGACTCGATCGAGGCGGGCCGGGAGCTGCGGCTGCTTCAGGAATACCTCCTCGTGGCCTGCACCCTGCGGGATATCATGCGACGGTACAGTAAGAGCCACACCAGCTTTGATCAGTTCCCTTCCAAGGTCGCCATACAGCTCAACGACACCCATCCCGCCCTGGCCGTTGCGGAACTGATGCGGATGCTCGTCGACGAACACGCCCAACCGTGGGAAGCCGCTTGGGAGATCACCCAGGCGACACTGTCGTACACCAACCACACCCTGATGCCGGAGGCGCTGGAGAGATGGTCGGTCTCACTCCTCGAATCCGTTCTGCCGCGTCACCTGCAGATCATGTACGAGATCAATCGCCGCTTCCTGGCGCAGGTGGCCTCGATGTGGCCGCGCGACCACGAGCGACTCCGCCGTATGTCCCTGATTGAGGAGGGCGAGCCAAAGCAGGTGCGGATGGTCAACCTCGCCCTGGTCGGCAGCCATGCCGTCAACGGCGTCTCGACGCTTCACACCCAACTGGTCACAACCTATTTGGCGCCCGATTTCGCTCAACTCTGGCCGGACAAATTCAGCACCAAGACGAACGGCGTGACACCGCGACGCTGGCTGCTTCAAGCCAACCCGCTGCTGGCCGATCTGATCACGAATACCATCGGCAGCAACGGATGGATTGGCGACCTGGGGAAGCTGAGGGCGCTCGAGTCCCATATTCAGGATAGAGACTTCCGGCACGCATTTATGGCCATCAAGCGGGTCAACAAGGTGCGATTGGCGCGGCTTATCTACGACGTCAGCCGGGTCGTCGTCAGTCCCGACGCGCTATTCGATGTCCACGTCAAACGGATCCACGAGTACAAACGGCAACTGCTCAATGTCATGCAGATCGTCCACCAGTACCTGCGCATCGTGGAGGACGGTCTTGAGCCGTCGAGCCCTCGCGTCTATATCTTTGCCGGGAAGGCAGCGCCGGGGTACTGGACCGCCAAGCAGATCATTAAACTGATCACCAGCGTCGGCCAGGTCATCAATAACGATCCCCGCGTGAAAGGGCTGATCAAGGTGGTCTTCCTGCCCGACTATCGCGTCTCCCTGGCGGAACAGATCGTTCCCGCCGCAGATGTCAACCAGCAGATCTCCATGGCCGGGACCGAGGCGTCGGGAACCGGCAGCATGAAGTTCGCGATGAACGGGGCCCCCATCGTGGGCACCTACGACGGGGCCAATGTCGAGATCATGCAGGAGGTGGGCGAGGAGAATATCTTTCTGTTCGGACTCCAGGTCGACGCGGCCAGGCAGATGCGGGAGCGCGGCTCGCACCATCCTCGAGACCATTATCATCGCAACCCCCATATCCGACGCCTCATGGACGTATTGGGCTCCACCCTGTTTTGCCCGAACCAGCCCGGTCTGTTCCGCTGGGTTGGGGAGTCGGTGCTGGATCGCGGTGATCCGTACTTCCACCTGGCCGATCTGGAGTCGTATATCGACACCCAGAACCGGGTGGCTCAGGCATTCGAAGATCCTGCCGGTTGGGCCTCAAAGGCGATCCTGAACGTGGCGCGTATCGGAAAGTTCTCCAGCGACCGCGCCATCACCGAATACGCCCGGGAGATCTGGAATATCCAACCCGTCCTCTAG
- a CDS encoding ATP-binding protein has translation MASTRRITLAISSDLQNVPLIGQTIRELCSLVPLSDIESHQIALCVVEAVNNAIVHAYDREAEHEVEVIFDQHADRLIVQICDAGRTMDSTCLTPQAGSPFDFDPKCVERLPERGLGLAIIRHTMDEVTYTTSQGKNILTLTRFLRSCQSRQGRLKE, from the coding sequence ATGGCGAGCACGCGACGGATCACATTGGCCATCAGCAGCGATCTGCAGAATGTACCGCTGATCGGTCAGACGATACGGGAGCTCTGTTCGCTTGTTCCACTGTCCGATATTGAATCACATCAGATCGCGTTGTGTGTCGTCGAGGCGGTCAATAATGCCATCGTCCATGCGTATGATCGCGAGGCCGAACACGAGGTTGAGGTGATCTTTGACCAACATGCCGACCGATTGATCGTGCAGATCTGCGACGCGGGAAGGACCATGGACTCCACATGCCTGACACCTCAGGCCGGGTCACCCTTCGATTTCGACCCCAAGTGCGTAGAACGCCTGCCCGAGCGGGGGTTGGGGCTTGCGATTATCAGGCATACCATGGATGAGGTCACGTATACCACCTCGCAAGGAAAGAATATCCTGACGCTCACGAGATTTCTGAGATCCTGTCAATCCAGACAAGGGCGACTAAAGGAGTGA